Within the Saccharomonospora amisosensis genome, the region CGGCCACCTACCCGATCGGGCAGGTCAAATGTCAAGAATTCTCGGCGGTACGGTGCCGGGCTGCCACGGATTGATCAATCGCACTCGGTGCCCGTGAAGTCCTCCACGTTACGCGTGGCCGGTGCCGTGGCGTGGCGGCGGCAGATCGCGGCGAGCTGCGCGTCAGCCGTGCTCATGGGCCGGCCCTCTCGCTGCCGACGCAGCACGATCTCGGCGTAGTGCTCAGCGGCGGCGTCGTCGAAGGGCAGCGGCAACCAGGCGGTTCGACAGCATCGTGCTGCTGCTGGGAGTGGCGGCGAGCAAGCAGTTCTACGTCGAAAGGGGGCTCACCGCGGCGAAGAGCTTCGGCCGCGTGTACGCCGAGTTCGCCACCGGTTCCAGCTCCGTCAAGCTCGCCCTGTACCGACGCCGTGCCCTGGCCAGGGACGCCGCGATGCCCACCGAGGGCACCGGATTCGCACCGCATCACCATCGGAGTGGCCACCGAGCCGTTCACCGACCCGGACCGGTTCGCGTGGGAACTCACCGGGGCAGGGGTGTCCTGATGTGCCGGACCGCATGCCCGGCACGGTCGCCGCGATCGCCCGCGACGAAGCGCAGCCACCAGCCAACGACCGAGGCCACACTCGCGCTCACCGAAACGCACCCCGCCGACATCACGACCATGGAGAGGACACCGCGATTAGCCGACGCAAGAACACCGCCTCCGAAGCATTTCACAGCCGAAGAACGTGCCGCCACGGATCCCGTTCGGACAGGACCGTCGAGCGGCTCGGGTACCGACCGGACCAGCGAGGTAGCTCAGCGGCGGCCAAGGCGTCCCGGTCGCGTCCTTGGCGATTCAGTTCATCA harbors:
- a CDS encoding type II toxin-antitoxin system VapC family toxin codes for the protein MPLPFDDAAAEHYAEIVLRRQREGRPMSTADAQLAAICRRHATAPATRNVEDFTGTECD